From Mannheimia pernigra, one genomic window encodes:
- the nhaC gene encoding Na+/H+ antiporter NhaC, whose product MNNYLLKLKPSTAVILSLLTVFILGFTMIALGWVPQISILAVIVILLLFGLVNKIPFKNMQEGMANGLMSGIGAIYLFFFIGLLVSALMMSGAIPTLMYYGLSVISPELFYISAFALSSVVGIALGSSLTTTATIGVAFIGMAAAFGANPAIVAGAVVSGAFFGDKTSPLSDTTTIAASIVGIDMFAHIRNMLYTTIPAWIFTALILWFLTEPADAQNLANIEDLKTHLQATGLIHGYTLLPFITLILMAMNRINSIYIIVTTVILSLIITYTHSSPSLEQLGNYFFTGYKPAEGIDLGEVESLVSRGGINSMFFTVTIVVLALSLGGLLQILGILPALLKGISSFLTNTGRVTFVVASTAVGINVLIGEQYLSLLLSGNTFRSTYEHLGLELKNLSRTIEDAGTVINPLVPWSVCGVFISSVLNVPVLDYLPYAFFCYICLILTLIFGFTGVTISKKPTNT is encoded by the coding sequence ATGAACAACTACCTACTCAAATTAAAGCCTAGTACGGCGGTCATACTTTCTCTTTTGACTGTCTTTATTTTAGGTTTTACGATGATTGCACTTGGCTGGGTGCCTCAAATTTCAATTTTAGCAGTCATTGTTATCCTCTTACTTTTTGGGTTAGTGAATAAAATTCCGTTTAAAAATATGCAGGAGGGTATGGCAAATGGGCTGATGTCTGGTATTGGTGCCATTTATTTGTTCTTTTTTATTGGATTATTAGTTTCTGCATTAATGATGTCTGGGGCAATCCCAACCTTAATGTATTATGGCTTAAGTGTGATTTCTCCTGAGTTATTTTATATCTCTGCTTTTGCCTTGAGTTCTGTGGTCGGTATAGCGTTAGGTAGTAGTTTAACAACAACCGCCACTATTGGCGTTGCCTTTATTGGAATGGCAGCTGCATTTGGCGCGAACCCGGCAATTGTTGCAGGAGCCGTTGTTTCCGGTGCCTTTTTTGGTGATAAAACCTCTCCGCTTTCAGACACCACCACTATTGCAGCGTCTATTGTGGGTATTGATATGTTTGCTCATATTCGCAATATGCTTTATACCACCATACCAGCGTGGATATTTACCGCACTTATACTTTGGTTTTTAACCGAACCAGCTGATGCTCAGAACTTAGCGAATATTGAAGACCTAAAAACCCATTTACAAGCCACAGGGCTTATTCACGGTTATACACTACTGCCATTTATAACCTTAATTTTAATGGCGATGAATCGTATTAATTCAATTTATATCATCGTCACGACTGTAATTTTATCGCTTATTATTACCTACACGCATAGCTCACCCAGTTTAGAGCAACTGGGTAATTATTTCTTTACGGGTTATAAACCCGCTGAAGGTATTGACTTAGGTGAAGTGGAATCTTTAGTATCTCGTGGTGGTATTAATAGTATGTTCTTTACTGTTACTATTGTTGTATTGGCATTAAGTTTAGGTGGTTTATTACAAATTTTAGGTATTTTACCTGCTCTACTTAAAGGCATTAGTAGTTTTTTAACCAATACTGGGCGTGTTACTTTTGTGGTTGCAAGCACTGCGGTAGGTATTAATGTATTAATCGGTGAACAATATTTAAGCTTATTATTATCAGGTAATACCTTCCGTTCCACCTATGAACATTTAGGGCTTGAGCTGAAAAATTTATCTCGCACTATTGAAGATGCTGGCACGGTAATCAATCCATTAGTGCCTTGGAGTGTGTGTGGTGTGTTTATCAGCAGTGTTCTGAATGTGCCAGTGTTAGACTATTTGCCTTACGCATTCTTCTGTTACATTTGTTTAATCCTCACGTTAATTTTTGGATTTACAGGCGTAACTATCAGTAAAAAGCCAACTAATACATAA
- the relA gene encoding GTP diphosphokinase gives MVAIRYSHQLDPNNFELASWCTSLNMSPVTFEHIQHAWEYAQEKLDTDYSLMWYGIEMVEVLHGLNMDDDSLVAALLFPLVKHNIIDLVQLKEDFNNHIKNLVKGVLEMENIRQLSAHNVSDLQIDNIRRMLLAMVDDFRCVVIKLAERIAYLRDSSQHTEEDIVLAAKECFHVYAPLANRLGIGQLKWELEDYCFRTLHPATYTQIAKFDLGERRFDRERYIANFIEDLTACLVDEIDNVQIYGRPKHIYSIWKKMQKKRLRFDQLFDIRAVRVIVPTLEDCYTALGIIHTKYTHLPEHFDDYIANPKPNGYQSLHTVVLGEEDKTIEVQIRTQQMHDDAELGVAAHWKYKEGATAGRSGYEEKIVWLRKLLEWQNDLADSGDMVAEMRTQIFDDRVYVFTPRGEVIDLPQKATPLDFAYAIHSEIGHRCIGAKVAGRIVPFTYHLQMGDQVEIITQKEPNPSRDWLNPNTGFVNTSKARSKIIAWFKKLDREKHIPIGKEALETEMEKFGFTFRQIEEYALPRYNLKQFDDLYAGIGGGDIRLNQLMHYLQSKLIKPTAEQEDEAVLKQVNKNNNQQKPSKGYVVVEGVGNLMHSIARCCQPIPGDEILGYITQGRGISIHRADCEQLHELLNTNPERVVEADWGEGYVSGLSLTIRVIANDRNGLLRDVSAIMANEKVNVLGVSSRTDVKRSLATIDMEIQLNNVAILNKLLARVSQLDDVIEAKRLSS, from the coding sequence ATGGTAGCAATTCGTTATTCCCACCAACTTGATCCAAATAATTTTGAATTAGCAAGCTGGTGTACGAGCCTGAATATGTCTCCTGTTACATTTGAGCACATTCAACACGCTTGGGAGTACGCTCAAGAAAAGCTCGATACCGATTATAGTTTGATGTGGTATGGCATTGAAATGGTCGAAGTGCTTCACGGCTTGAATATGGACGATGACAGCCTAGTGGCGGCGTTGCTTTTCCCTCTTGTAAAACACAATATTATTGATCTTGTTCAATTAAAAGAAGATTTTAATAATCACATCAAAAACTTAGTGAAAGGCGTGCTGGAAATGGAAAATATCCGCCAGTTATCTGCTCACAATGTGTCTGATTTACAAATCGATAATATCCGCCGTATGTTACTGGCAATGGTAGACGATTTTCGTTGCGTAGTGATTAAACTGGCTGAACGCATTGCTTATTTGAGAGATAGTAGCCAACATACTGAAGAAGACATCGTATTAGCCGCCAAAGAATGTTTCCACGTTTATGCACCGCTTGCCAACCGTTTAGGTATCGGGCAGCTTAAATGGGAGTTGGAAGATTATTGTTTCCGTACGTTACACCCCGCGACTTATACCCAAATTGCTAAATTTGATTTAGGCGAACGCCGATTTGATCGCGAACGTTATATTGCAAATTTTATTGAAGATTTGACCGCTTGTTTAGTTGATGAAATCGACAATGTACAGATTTATGGGCGCCCAAAACATATTTATAGCATTTGGAAAAAAATGCAGAAAAAGCGTTTGAGATTTGATCAGCTTTTTGATATTCGAGCGGTGAGGGTGATTGTGCCAACGCTAGAAGATTGCTACACCGCATTAGGTATTATCCATACTAAATACACTCACTTACCCGAACATTTTGATGATTATATTGCCAATCCAAAACCAAATGGCTACCAATCTTTGCATACCGTGGTATTAGGTGAAGAAGATAAAACGATTGAGGTACAAATTCGTACCCAGCAAATGCACGATGATGCCGAGCTGGGGGTGGCTGCTCACTGGAAATACAAAGAGGGAGCAACTGCTGGGCGTTCAGGCTATGAAGAAAAAATTGTGTGGTTACGTAAATTACTTGAGTGGCAAAACGATCTTGCCGATTCAGGGGATATGGTGGCAGAAATGCGGACACAAATTTTTGATGATCGTGTTTATGTCTTTACGCCAAGAGGCGAGGTAATCGATCTGCCACAAAAAGCAACTCCGCTGGATTTTGCGTATGCAATCCACAGCGAAATCGGACATCGTTGTATTGGGGCAAAAGTAGCAGGCCGAATTGTGCCGTTTACTTACCATTTGCAAATGGGCGATCAGGTTGAAATCATCACTCAGAAAGAACCCAACCCAAGCCGAGATTGGCTTAATCCAAATACGGGTTTCGTGAATACGAGCAAGGCTCGCTCAAAAATTATTGCTTGGTTTAAAAAATTAGATCGAGAAAAGCATATTCCGATTGGTAAAGAGGCTCTTGAAACCGAAATGGAAAAATTTGGTTTCACATTTAGACAAATAGAGGAATATGCGCTGCCTCGCTATAACTTAAAACAGTTTGATGATTTATACGCAGGCATCGGTGGCGGTGATATTCGTTTAAATCAGTTAATGCATTATTTGCAATCGAAATTAATTAAGCCTACTGCCGAGCAAGAAGATGAGGCAGTGTTAAAACAGGTTAATAAAAATAATAACCAGCAAAAACCGAGTAAAGGTTATGTGGTTGTTGAAGGGGTTGGTAATTTAATGCACTCTATTGCTCGGTGCTGTCAGCCAATTCCAGGCGATGAAATTTTGGGCTATATCACACAAGGGAGAGGTATTTCTATCCATCGAGCCGATTGTGAGCAATTACACGAATTGTTGAATACAAATCCAGAACGTGTAGTAGAGGCAGATTGGGGGGAAGGCTATGTTTCAGGTTTGAGCTTAACTATTCGTGTGATTGCAAATGACCGAAACGGTTTATTGCGAGATGTGAGTGCAATTATGGCGAATGAAAAAGTAAATGTGTTAGGTGTTTCTAGCCGAACAGACGTTAAACGCAGCCTGGCTACGATTGATATGGAAATTCAACTGAATAATGTTGCCATTTTAAATAAATTATTGGCGAGAGTATCGCAATTAGACGATGTGATTGAGGCAAAAAGACTTTCAAGCTAA
- the ispC gene encoding 1-deoxy-D-xylulose-5-phosphate reductoisomerase: MKKLVILGSTGSIGKSTLSVVEHNKEQYEVFALVGGKNVALMTEQCQQYQPTFAAMDDEKAAQDLKISLANLGIKTEVLSGQKAICELSAHPYVDMVMAAIVGAAGLLPTLAAVKAGKKVLLANKESLVTCGQIFIDEACKSGAKLLPVDSEHNAIFQSLPPEAQEKVGFCPLAELGVSKIILTGSGGPFRTKPLTEFEAITPAQAVAHPNWSMGKKISVDSATMMNKGLEYIEARWLFNATADEMDIIIHPQSIIHSMVRYIDGSVIAQMGNPDMCTPIAHTMAYPNRINAGVPPLDFFKLKELTFIKPDFARYPNLKLAIEAFTEGQYATTAMNAANEIAVEAFLNEQIRFTDIVNVNRTVVENIAPIQVKEIADVLHIDKLARELAKQIVIQL; this comes from the coding sequence ATGAAAAAGTTAGTGATTTTAGGTTCAACAGGCTCAATTGGTAAAAGCACTTTATCGGTGGTTGAACATAATAAAGAACAGTATGAAGTATTTGCTTTGGTTGGTGGAAAAAATGTGGCATTAATGACAGAACAATGCCAGCAATATCAACCCACTTTTGCGGCAATGGATGATGAAAAAGCAGCTCAAGACTTGAAAATATCATTGGCAAATTTAGGCATAAAAACAGAAGTGTTATCAGGGCAAAAAGCAATTTGCGAGCTTTCCGCTCACCCTTATGTTGATATGGTTATGGCAGCCATTGTTGGAGCAGCTGGTTTATTACCAACGCTTGCAGCTGTGAAAGCAGGCAAAAAAGTGTTATTAGCCAATAAAGAATCATTGGTAACTTGTGGACAGATTTTTATTGATGAAGCTTGCAAATCGGGAGCGAAATTACTGCCGGTAGATAGTGAACATAATGCGATTTTCCAATCGCTACCGCCTGAAGCACAAGAAAAAGTCGGTTTTTGCCCGCTTGCAGAACTAGGTGTGAGTAAAATTATTCTCACTGGTTCGGGAGGTCCGTTCCGCACCAAACCGTTAACTGAATTTGAGGCAATTACCCCAGCTCAGGCTGTCGCTCATCCAAATTGGTCGATGGGAAAAAAGATCTCGGTAGATTCTGCGACAATGATGAACAAGGGATTGGAGTATATTGAGGCTCGTTGGTTATTTAATGCAACGGCAGACGAGATGGACATTATTATTCACCCGCAATCGATCATTCACTCAATGGTAAGATATATTGATGGTTCGGTGATTGCTCAAATGGGTAATCCTGATATGTGTACGCCGATTGCACACACTATGGCATACCCAAATCGAATTAATGCAGGCGTACCGCCACTTGATTTCTTTAAATTAAAAGAGCTGACTTTTATTAAGCCTGATTTTGCTCGTTATCCAAACTTAAAATTAGCGATTGAGGCTTTTACAGAAGGGCAGTATGCGACAACCGCGATGAATGCAGCAAATGAAATTGCCGTTGAGGCATTTTTAAATGAACAAATTCGTTTTACCGATATTGTGAATGTGAATAGAACGGTAGTGGAAAATATTGCCCCAATTCAAGTGAAAGAAATTGCTGATGTATTGCATATTGATAAACTTGCTAGAGAGTTAGCAAAACAAATAGTTATTCAGCTCTGA